A window of the Lactuca sativa cultivar Salinas chromosome 5, Lsat_Salinas_v11, whole genome shotgun sequence genome harbors these coding sequences:
- the LOC111891887 gene encoding protein HIGH ARSENIC CONTENT 1, mitochondrial, whose translation MDAPKSVEDVVTVDVHDARKLLIDSGHRYLDVRTNEEFNKSHVDNAINIPYMFITQEGRVKNPEFVAQVSALCDKEDSLVVACNSGGRSLKASVDLLIAGYKNVKNMAGGYSAWVDNGFAQDSAPPEELKTACKFRR comes from the exons ATGGATGCGCCCAAGAG TGTTGAAGATGTGGTCACAGTGGATGTACATGATGCTAGAAAACTTCTCATCGATTCCGGTCATCGTTATCTTGATGTCAG gaccAATGAAGAATTCAACAAGAGTCACGTGGACAATGCAATAAATATCCCTTACATGTTCATCACACAAGAAG GAAGGGTTAAAAATCCTGAATTTGTAGCTCAGGTCTCGGCTCTTTGTGACAAGGAAGATTCACTAGTTGTG GCTTGCAACAGTGGAGGGAGATCTCTTAAAGCTTCTGTGGACCTTCTTATCGCC GGCTACAAGAATGTGAAGAATATGGCTGGTGGATACTCGGCATGGGTCGACAATGGGTTTGCTCAGGACTCAGCACCACCAGAGGAGTTAAAAACTGCTTGCAAGTTTCGGCGTTGA